The Candidatus Binataceae bacterium nucleotide sequence CAACGAGGATCCGAGCGATCCCACAATGTCGCGCATCATCTTGATCACCAGCGGTGATGAACAGGTGCTTGAACAGATCAACAAGCAGCTCAACAAGCTGGTGGCGGTCATCAAGGTGACCGACTTCGAGGAGGTCGAGACCATCGATCGCGAGCTGGTGCTGGTGCGAGTGGCGACGGACGAGCGCACGCGCCCGGAACTGGACGCGATCGTGTCGGCCTTTCGCGCCCGAGTGGTGGACATTGGGCCGCGCTCTACGACCGTGGAGCTGACCGGCGACGGCGATAAAATCAAGGGCTTCATCGCCTTGCTCCGCCCGCTGGGGATCAAGGAGGTGGTGCGCTCGGGGCGGATCGCGATGGCGCGCGCGGTGCAACCCAACGGCCACGGTGCGCGGCGCCAACTAAAGGAGAGTGCTTGAAAATGAAGGTGTTTTACGATCGCGATGCTGACCTGAGCGCGCTGGCTGGGCGCAAGATCGCGATTATCGGTTACGGCAGCCAGGGACATGCCCACGCACTTAACCTGCGCGACAGCGGAATGGACGTGCGAGTGGGGCTGGGGGTGGACAGCAAATCGCGTCCCAAGGCTGCCGCCGCCGGTTTACGTGTGATGGATGGCGCGGCGGCGGCGCGCGAAGCCGACGTCATCATGATGCTGGTGCCGGACGAAGCCGGCGGCGATATCTATCGCGAAAGCGTTGCGCCCGGGCTGGCGGCGGGTAAGTACCTGGCCTTCGGCCATGGCTTCAACATCCATTTCAAGGCGATCGTGCCTCCTCCCGAAGTCAACGTCTTTATGATTGCACCCAAGGGGCCTGGCCACCTGGTGCGTTCGGAATACAGCAAGGGGCGTGGGGTTCCCTGCCTGCTGGCGGTGGCCCAGGATCCCTCGGGCGATACCGCGCGGGTCGGACTGGCCTACGGCAGCGCTATTGGGGGGGGGCGCGCGGCCATCATCGAGACGACTTTTCGCGAGGAGACCGAAACCGACCTCTTTGGCGAGCAATCGGTGCTGTGCGGCGGGCTGACCGAGCTTATCCGGGCCGGTTACGAGACTTTGGTGGAGGCCGGCTACGCGCCCGAAATGGCCTACTTCGAGTGCCTGCATGAGGTCAAGTTGATCGTGGATCTGATATACGAGGGCGGCATTTCCAATATGCGCTACTCGATCAGCAACACCGCCGAGTATGGCGACATGACTCGCGGCAGGCGGGTAGTGGGCGGGCCCTCGCGCGAGGCGATGAAACAGATCCTCAGCGAGATTCAATCGGGTCAATTCGCGCGCGAATGGCTGGCCGAGTATCGGGCTGGGTTGCCAACTTTCAAGCGGTTGCGTGCCGAGGGCGAAGCCCATCCGATCGAGGAGGTGGGGCGCAAGCTGCGCGCCTTCATGCCCTGGCTGGCCAGCGATCGCCTGGTGGACAAAGCGCGCAACTGATGTCGGCCGCGCCGCGCAATAGCGCGCCCCAGTTCCGGCGCCGACGCTTGCCGCTGGCGCCCGAGGGCGCCAAAATCCCGCTTTCGCTGCTGGCCGTAGGTTTGCTTGTCTTCGTGGTCGGCCTACGCTGGGCAGGCGGCTTGATCTTGATGGCGGCCGCCTTCGCGCTGTGGTTTTTCCGCGATCCTGAGCGCGCGGCGCCCCAGCGCGAGGGCGTGGTGTTGTCAGGTGCCGACGGCAAAGTGGTCGAGGTCAGCGAGGGGCCGGCGCCCCACCAGAGCGATGGCCGCTTTCGTAAAGTGGGCATCTTCATGTCGCCGCTGGACGTGCATGTAAATCGCGCGCCCGTGGACGGCGAGGTGGAGAGCGTCGTTCACACCGCCGGGCAATTCCGCGCCGCCTTCAGCGATTACGCCAGCCAGCTCAACGAGCGAAATCTCATCGTATTGGCCGACCGTCAGGGCCGGCGCCATGCGATGGTGCAGATCGCAGGCTACTTGGCTCGTCGCATCATCTGTCGGTTGCGCCCGCATGATTTTATCGTGCGTGGCCAGCGCTTGGGCTTGATTATGTTTGGTAGCCGAGTTGATCATTTTCTACCCTTAGAGTTCCGGGTCACAGTGGCGGTGGGAGATCGGGTGCGCGCAGGCGAAAGCGTGATTGGAGAGCTAGCTCAATGAATGAGCGCTTTCATCCGGCTCGTGCCGGGCGAGCTCGGCTGCGCCTGCTCTCCGAGCGCCTGCGTAGCCATGGCGAGCTCGCAGGTCCGCTGCGCCGGGGTGTGTTCGTGGTTCCGGCGGCGATCACCTCGCTGGGCCTGTTGTCAGGCTTCTATGCCATCATTTCGGCCATCAACGCGCACTTCGAGCTGGCTGCACTGATGATCATCGTGGCCT carries:
- the ilvN gene encoding acetolactate synthase small subunit, yielding MPSRTISVLVENEFGVLARVAGLFSGRGYNIESLTVNEDPSDPTMSRIILITSGDEQVLEQINKQLNKLVAVIKVTDFEEVETIDRELVLVRVATDERTRPELDAIVSAFRARVVDIGPRSTTVELTGDGDKIKGFIALLRPLGIKEVVRSGRIAMARAVQPNGHGARRQLKESA
- the ilvC gene encoding ketol-acid reductoisomerase; amino-acid sequence: MKVFYDRDADLSALAGRKIAIIGYGSQGHAHALNLRDSGMDVRVGLGVDSKSRPKAAAAGLRVMDGAAAAREADVIMMLVPDEAGGDIYRESVAPGLAAGKYLAFGHGFNIHFKAIVPPPEVNVFMIAPKGPGHLVRSEYSKGRGVPCLLAVAQDPSGDTARVGLAYGSAIGGGRAAIIETTFREETETDLFGEQSVLCGGLTELIRAGYETLVEAGYAPEMAYFECLHEVKLIVDLIYEGGISNMRYSISNTAEYGDMTRGRRVVGGPSREAMKQILSEIQSGQFAREWLAEYRAGLPTFKRLRAEGEAHPIEEVGRKLRAFMPWLASDRLVDKARN
- a CDS encoding phosphatidylserine decarboxylase produces the protein MSAAPRNSAPQFRRRRLPLAPEGAKIPLSLLAVGLLVFVVGLRWAGGLILMAAAFALWFFRDPERAAPQREGVVLSGADGKVVEVSEGPAPHQSDGRFRKVGIFMSPLDVHVNRAPVDGEVESVVHTAGQFRAAFSDYASQLNERNLIVLADRQGRRHAMVQIAGYLARRIICRLRPHDFIVRGQRLGLIMFGSRVDHFLPLEFRVTVAVGDRVRAGESVIGELAQ